A single region of the Pararge aegeria chromosome 20, ilParAegt1.1, whole genome shotgun sequence genome encodes:
- the LOC120632664 gene encoding protein ALP1-like, with product MVDIDLIMIALISEAEEEESEFTSAAEDRKIKRKFWVHELWKKRHILGEFRTLCSNDLSLDPRYFYDYYKMGLDKFENLVNILRPHIQKQETNLRIPISVEERISICLRFMTTAISFQALAQSYRVGYSTVLTIVHEVSAAIWKHLQPIVMPKPTQELWTKIEEEFRTIWNFPNCIGAIDGKHVNIRAPWNSGSLYFNYKKYFSTVLLAVVDAKYKFIIVDIGAYGRNSDSGILNNSKFGQRLQNNTIGIPPNKRLPGMIEEMPLVFVGDEAFPLSEHIMRPYPGNQVSDNHDKKIFNYRLSRARRLVESAFGILTQKFEVFQKKIKMQPMHLDSMILACTCLHNYVRENYELENLELPSDSILQDIRSVDYHTMTNAMVIRETFKSYFISEHGAVPWQTEMIRRC from the exons AGCAGCTgaggatagaaaaataaaacgaaaattttGGGTTCACGAGTTATGGAAGAAAAGACATATACTTGGCGAATTCAGAACACTCTGTAGTAATGATTTAAGTCTGGACCcaagatatttttatgattattataaaatgggtttagataagtttgaaaatttggtaaatattttgAGGCCTCACATCCAAAAGCAAGAAACAAatttaagaatacctatttccgTTGAAGAGCGGATATCAATATGCTTGAG ATTTATGACTACAGCAATTAGCTTTCAAGCCTTAGCTCAAAGTTATCGAGTTGGATACAGCACTGTTTTAACAATTGTACATGAAGTTTCCGCAGCAATATGGAAACATTTACAGCCAATTGTCATGCCGAAGCCAACACAAGAATTATGGACTAAAATAGAGGAGGAGTTCAGAACCATATGGAATTTTCCTAATTGTATAGGGGCAATTGACGGTAAACACGTCAATATAAGAGCTCCCTGGAATAGCGGCAGTTTGTACttcaattacaaaaaatattttagtactgTCTTGTTAGCTGTTGTTGACGCAAAGTACAAATTCATTATTGTTGACATCGGAGCATATGGACGTAACAGCGATAGTGGCATATTAAACAATTCTAAATTTGGACaacgattacaaaataatacgaTTGGTATACCGCCTAATAAAAGGTTGCCAGGTATGATAGAGGAAATGCCACTTGTTTTTGTAGGAGACGAAGCATTTCCCTTGTCCGAACACATCATGAGACCATATCCTGGAAATCAGGTGTCTGACAATCATGataagaaaatttttaattatcgcTTAAGCCGAGCAAGGCGCTTAGTAGAAAGTGCTTTCGGAATTCTGACACAAAAATTTgaggtttttcaaaaaaaaataaaaatgcaaccaATGCATCTTGATTCTATGATTCTTGCATGCACATGTTTGCATAATTACGTAAGAGAAAATTACGAACTCGAAAACTTGGAATTGCCAAGTGATAGTATATTACAAGATATACGGTCAGTCGATTACCATACTATGACAAATGCCATGGTGATCAGAGAGACattcaaatcttattttatatccgAGCATGGGGCAGTACCATGGCAAACTGAAATGATCAGACGATGTTAA
- the LOC120632665 gene encoding uncharacterized protein LOC120632665, whose protein sequence is MDEDEKLIYLVQKYDCLFNVKAKTYSDKNCRKNAWQKVSGEMQISEAECQKRWKRIRDCYKKAIRLRQFKSGSARSNDKPIRFEKELEFLKPYLQNKPQTSNLESSEENDVNTDTDTNLSVASPSRPESQLSSHSDTTRKKSQPLSQMLFAQYLENKKTEEDPTDTFFLSMSKTVKRMPIQMQVLLKRQILLLVTDAEIKVASNEMCTFQPETTNINSTQANTSSSIGYTTELRTESESLQLQSNSTNCISNSNTYKMQPNTGYYTTQLPTIYTPSNTYSMQSKTSSSSNSIIPNQFENSTSSRYRVEDRMEDLDLPPSPYIPLPIGTTTRQQRDGDNDYS, encoded by the exons ATGGACGaagatgaaaaattaatttatttagtacagaAGTATGATTGTCTGTTTAACGTCAAGGCGAAAACCTACAGTGATAAAAATTGTAGGAAAAATGCCTGGCAAAAAGTAAGCGGTGAAATGCAAATTTCTG AGGCAGAGTGTCAAAAGCGGTGGAAAAGAATTCGAGATTGTTACAAGAAAGCAATTAGGCTAAGACAGTTTAAGAGTGGTTCTGCTAGATCAAATGATAAGCCAATAAGATTTGAAAAAGAATTGGAGTTTTTAAAACCATACTTGCAGAACAAACCACAGACGTCTAACTTAGAGAGCTCCGAAGAAAATGACGTAAACACTGATACCGACACAAACTTGTCCGTTGCGTCGCCATCTCGACCCGAATCACAATTATCCAGTCATTCCGATACTACTCGAAAGAAGTCACAACCACTATCACAAATGTTATTCGCacaatatttggaaaataagaaaacagaAGAAGATCCAACGGACACTTTTTTTCTCTCTATGTCCAAAACGGTTAAACGGATGCCAATACAAATGCAAGTGCTACTGAAACGACAGATATTGCTTTTAGTAACTGACGCGGAAATAAAAGTTGCTTCGAATGAAATGTGCACCTTTCAACCTGAAACAACTAATATCAACTCAACGCAAGCAAATACTTCTTCATCCATCGGCTATACAACAGAACTACGAACCGAATCAGAAAGTCTTCAGCTACAATCTAATTCCACTAACTGTATTTCTAATTCCAACACTTATAAAATGCAGCCAAATACCGGGTATTATACAACACAGCTACCAACCATTTATACTCCTTCTAACACATACTCAATGCAGTCAAAAACGTCATCCAGTAGCAACAGCATAATCCCTAATCAGTTCGAAAATAGCACTTCTTCGAGATATCGTGTGGAAGATCGTATGGAAGATCTCGACCTGCCACCTTCACCATACATACCATTGCCGATTGGGACGACGACGCGGCAacaaagggatggtgataatgacTACAGTTAA